One window from the genome of Schistocerca piceifrons isolate TAMUIC-IGC-003096 chromosome 1, iqSchPice1.1, whole genome shotgun sequence encodes:
- the LOC124789553 gene encoding gustatory receptor 23a-like, with the protein MGIVCGQLLRSTRPPAGSEEELEELATRAGQPRVAGAVGAEVRRLQRARLALHRCARLCGLHFGPALLLAILGDFVEMTCSAYWLIILAKETDKRAEILVKLFALTNVLLRQLVVCWVCSSAADRADRAGLLLSRLQPLLRPGPAVDVLRLPMDRLRVSAMGFSDIDLHVFTATVSAAVTYLVILVQFHK; encoded by the coding sequence ATGGGTATCGTCTGTGGGCAGCTGCTGAGGAGTACCCGGCCGCCGGCGGGCAGCGAGGAAGAACTGGAGGAGCTGGCGACGCGCGCAGGACAGCCGAGggtggcgggggcggtgggggcggaggTGCGGCGGCTGCAGCGCGCCAGGTTGGCTCTTCACCGCTGCGCTCGCCTCTGCGGTCTCCACTTCGGACCCGCACTGCTGCTGGCCATCCTGGGAGATTTCGTCGAGATGACTTGTTCTGCCTATTGGCTTATAATCCTGGCTAAAGAAACAGACAAGAGAGCGGAAATACTCGTGAAGTTATTTGCACTTACTAACGTCCTGTTACGCCAGCTGGTGGTCTGTTGGGTGTGTTCCTCGGCGGCTGACCGCGCCGACAGGGCTGGTCTGCTCCTGTCGAGGCTGCAGCCGCTCCTGCGTCCCGGGCCAGCAGTCGATGTTCTGCGACTTCCAATGGACAGACTAAGAGTTTCCGCTATGGGTTTTTCTGACATCGACCTTCATGTCTTCACAGCCACGGTTAGTGCGGCAGTCACTTATCTCGTGATACTTGTACAATTCCATAAGTGA